A window from Natronorubrum aibiense encodes these proteins:
- a CDS encoding 3-hydroxyacyl-CoA dehydrogenase family protein: MQIAVLGAGSMGHGIAQVSAMAGHNVVLRDIEAEFVEDGLEGIRDNLQGGVNRDKVTEEEMDATLESIKGTTDLEAAVEGADLVVEAVPEDMDLKKDVFVDVEEATDTDTLMASNTSSLSVTEMASVLEHPERVVGLHFFNPPHIMDLVEIIVAEQTDERTEQIAIDYVQGMDKVDVVVRDTAGFATSRLGLVTGLEAIRMVEEGVASPADIDEAMKLGYGYPMGPIELGDHVGLDVRLHIAEHLRRELGERFKPPQSLRRKVRAGNLGKKTGEGYYIWEDGKRVGTSGNWGGPDE, from the coding sequence ATGCAAATTGCAGTGCTCGGAGCTGGCAGTATGGGTCACGGGATTGCACAGGTGTCCGCAATGGCGGGCCACAACGTCGTGCTGCGAGACATTGAAGCCGAGTTTGTCGAAGATGGCCTCGAGGGAATCCGCGACAATCTTCAGGGTGGCGTCAATCGGGACAAGGTCACCGAAGAAGAGATGGACGCGACGCTCGAGAGCATTAAGGGGACGACGGATCTCGAGGCGGCTGTCGAAGGTGCTGACCTCGTCGTCGAGGCCGTCCCGGAGGATATGGATCTAAAGAAAGATGTCTTTGTAGATGTGGAGGAGGCTACTGATACCGACACGCTCATGGCCTCGAACACATCTTCGCTGTCCGTGACCGAGATGGCGAGCGTCCTTGAGCATCCTGAGCGCGTTGTCGGACTCCATTTTTTTAATCCACCCCACATTATGGACCTCGTCGAGATCATCGTCGCTGAACAGACCGACGAGCGCACTGAGCAGATTGCCATCGACTACGTTCAGGGCATGGATAAGGTGGATGTCGTCGTCCGCGACACAGCCGGCTTTGCGACCTCGCGTCTCGGCCTCGTGACTGGACTCGAGGCGATTCGAATGGTTGAGGAGGGAGTTGCAAGCCCAGCAGACATCGATGAAGCAATGAAACTTGGGTATGGGTATCCAATGGGGCCGATCGAACTCGGTGACCATGTCGGACTTGACGTCCGCCTACACATCGCAGAACACCTTCGAAGGGAACTCGGCGAGCGATTTAAACCACCTCAGTCACTGCGACGGAAGGTCCGGGCTGGCAATCTCGGGAAGAAGACCGGTGAGGGTTATTATATCTGGGAGGACGGAAAACGTGTCGGCACGAGTGGCAACTGGGGTGGTCCTGATGAGTGA
- a CDS encoding thiolase family protein, translated as MSDQQPVIVSAVRTPQGKHGGIFAETGSEELSVPLVNEMLAETGLTGDDVDDIRWGCAKQVNEQSNNIARIIALLSDLGERVPGTTIDRLCASSAEAIMSASDAIRAGQREVIIAGGVENMSRNERRNGIDSYAGIREQYDTAGLAMGQTAEKVARKYDISRERQDAYGARSQQRAVEAAEDGTFDNEMIPIETEDGLVQEDEGLRPGTTKEKISDLPPVFAEDGTVTAANASQISDGAAGVVITSKEFAEVEDLEIMAEINDHNVAGVDPTIMGIGPIPAVRGIWERNGRSAEEYDLVELNEAFASQTLYCQDELGFDDDVFNVNGGAIAIGHPLGASGARLPVSLIHELRRQGGGLGLSTMCVGYGQGAAVEFRVPEQ; from the coding sequence ATGAGCGATCAACAGCCAGTAATTGTTTCGGCAGTCAGAACTCCACAAGGCAAACACGGCGGCATCTTCGCTGAGACGGGAAGCGAGGAACTTTCAGTACCGCTAGTAAATGAGATGCTCGCGGAAACAGGGCTCACAGGCGACGACGTCGATGATATTCGCTGGGGTTGTGCAAAGCAAGTGAACGAACAGAGCAACAACATTGCCCGCATCATTGCGCTGCTCTCTGATTTGGGTGAACGGGTCCCGGGAACAACGATCGACCGACTCTGTGCGTCCTCTGCAGAGGCGATTATGAGTGCCAGCGACGCGATACGCGCAGGCCAGCGTGAGGTCATCATCGCCGGGGGCGTCGAGAACATGTCTCGAAACGAACGTCGAAACGGAATCGACTCCTACGCTGGCATCCGCGAACAATACGACACGGCCGGCCTCGCAATGGGACAGACCGCTGAAAAGGTTGCCCGCAAGTACGACATATCTCGCGAGCGTCAGGACGCATACGGTGCTCGAAGTCAACAGCGCGCGGTCGAAGCAGCGGAAGACGGTACGTTTGACAACGAGATGATCCCGATCGAGACCGAAGACGGCCTCGTTCAGGAAGACGAGGGCCTTCGTCCCGGCACCACAAAAGAAAAAATTTCGGACCTTCCACCAGTGTTTGCGGAGGACGGCACCGTCACTGCCGCCAACGCTTCCCAGATCTCTGACGGTGCTGCTGGTGTTGTGATCACGAGCAAAGAATTCGCCGAGGTCGAGGACCTCGAGATCATGGCTGAGATCAACGATCACAACGTCGCAGGTGTCGATCCAACGATTATGGGAATTGGACCAATCCCTGCCGTGAGAGGGATCTGGGAACGGAACGGCCGGAGCGCCGAGGAGTACGATTTGGTCGAACTCAACGAAGCGTTCGCCAGCCAGACACTGTACTGTCAGGACGAACTCGGTTTCGATGACGACGTGTTCAACGTCAACGGTGGCGCGATCGCCATCGGCCATCCGCTTGGTGCGTCAGGGGCCCGCCTGCCTGTGTCATTAATTCACGAACTCAGACGTCAGGGTGGTGGACTCGGACTCTCGACGATGTGTGTCGGTTACGGCCAAGGTGCAGCCGTCGAGTTTCGAGTGCCTGAACAGTAA
- a CDS encoding acyl-CoA dehydrogenase family protein has protein sequence MAFMLSEEHQAIREAVREFGENEMSPVAEEHDREHKYPEEIRKKAAEYDFVAPAIPLEYGGAGMDKISSTIVTEELWRADPGIGSAVGSAGFGTNMIIEFGDEWMKEEWLPKVANGETASCSMISEPAHGSNVAGIETVAEEDADGYVLNGNKMWITNGTVADVGVAMAKTSPDAGHRGITAFLVEMDRDGVTTEKIDNKLGIRASDLAEVIIDDVHVPKENVIGEVDHGFYQLMEFFASGRTSVASQAVGAAQGALDAAIEYANEREQFDQKIKEFQAIEHKLAEMATKVEAARSLTYRAASQVEKNNQDVAAQYSSMAKLFASEISVEVADEGVQVHGGAGYVTDYPAERYYRDARITKIYEGTSEIQKNIIADQIL, from the coding sequence ATGGCATTCATGCTGTCTGAGGAGCATCAAGCAATTCGCGAAGCCGTGCGCGAATTCGGCGAAAACGAGATGTCTCCGGTTGCAGAAGAGCACGATCGAGAGCACAAGTATCCCGAAGAGATCCGGAAGAAAGCTGCCGAGTATGACTTCGTCGCACCGGCCATCCCTCTCGAGTACGGTGGGGCCGGGATGGACAAAATCTCGAGTACGATCGTTACCGAAGAACTCTGGCGAGCGGATCCCGGAATCGGGTCGGCCGTCGGCAGTGCCGGCTTTGGAACGAACATGATCATCGAGTTCGGTGACGAGTGGATGAAAGAAGAGTGGCTCCCCAAAGTCGCCAACGGGGAGACTGCCTCATGCTCCATGATATCCGAACCTGCACACGGGTCAAATGTCGCTGGCATCGAGACGGTAGCCGAGGAGGATGCCGACGGCTACGTCCTCAACGGAAACAAGATGTGGATCACCAATGGGACCGTCGCCGACGTCGGCGTCGCGATGGCCAAGACGAGTCCTGATGCGGGCCACAGGGGCATCACTGCCTTCCTCGTTGAGATGGACCGTGATGGCGTCACAACCGAGAAGATTGACAACAAACTCGGTATCCGTGCGTCCGACCTTGCTGAAGTTATCATCGACGACGTCCACGTTCCGAAAGAGAACGTTATCGGCGAAGTCGACCACGGATTCTATCAGCTTATGGAATTCTTCGCCTCCGGCCGCACCAGCGTTGCTTCGCAGGCCGTTGGTGCTGCTCAGGGTGCACTTGATGCCGCTATCGAGTACGCCAACGAGCGCGAGCAGTTCGACCAGAAAATCAAAGAGTTCCAAGCTATCGAGCACAAGCTTGCTGAGATGGCGACCAAGGTCGAGGCTGCCCGCTCGCTTACCTACCGTGCAGCGTCACAGGTCGAGAAGAACAATCAGGATGTCGCCGCGCAGTACTCGAGTATGGCGAAGCTGTTCGCCTCCGAAATTTCGGTCGAAGTCGCCGACGAAGGTGTTCAGGTCCATGGTGGTGCAGGCTACGTCACGGACTACCCTGCCGAGCGCTACTACCGAGACGCTCGTATTACGAAAATATATGAAGGCACCAGCGAAATTCAGAAGAACATTATCGCTGATCAGATCCTATAG
- a CDS encoding long-chain-fatty-acid--CoA ligase, whose amino-acid sequence MTNLVTDVAETVEANPYSAAISYDGNEQTYEDFWERAGQFAQALASCGIGEGDRVGIYLPNLPQFVTAFYGTLRAGGIIVPMNPQYKAREIRHMLGDSGAKAVVSLADLVPNVLEVQDNTDVEQIVSVGADVDGATAFDDFLAEETKETVDRANDDVAVQPYTSGTTGTPKGVLLTHHNLAFTTRANASVPPGGFQVSDRLIGTLPLFHIYGMSVVMNGAMYSGGTYYPVPKWDSSTVMDQLQDDEITIMFAVPAMFNDMINHPDAAEYEFEALRFANSGGSSLPFEVLERFEELWGVQLNEGYGLTETSPVTHANTNDARRKGSIGQPLEGVDAKIVDDNFEEVTRVERGPIVEEEADLQDITGELVICGPNVMKGYYGLLEANEEAFTESDGKRWFHTGDIGYWDENNFFYIVDREKHMIITGGYNVYPHEVEELLFEHKDVIDAAVVGVPDERRGETVKAFIVPTPNADATPEDIKQYCLTNLAEYKHPRQVEFVQELPRTTTGKVQKFELRNEEE is encoded by the coding sequence ATGACGAACCTCGTGACAGATGTCGCTGAGACTGTGGAAGCGAACCCGTATTCAGCTGCAATCTCCTACGATGGGAATGAACAGACCTATGAGGACTTCTGGGAGCGAGCCGGACAGTTTGCTCAAGCACTCGCAAGCTGTGGAATCGGCGAGGGAGACCGCGTCGGAATCTACTTGCCAAACCTGCCGCAGTTCGTTACAGCCTTCTACGGAACCCTGCGTGCTGGCGGAATCATTGTCCCCATGAATCCTCAGTACAAGGCTCGTGAGATCAGACACATGCTGGGTGACAGTGGGGCAAAAGCGGTCGTCTCTCTGGCCGACCTCGTTCCCAACGTCCTCGAGGTCCAAGACAACACGGATGTCGAACAGATCGTCAGCGTGGGCGCGGACGTCGACGGCGCGACGGCGTTCGACGACTTCCTCGCCGAGGAGACCAAAGAGACCGTCGACCGCGCGAACGACGACGTCGCGGTCCAGCCCTACACGTCAGGGACGACCGGCACGCCGAAGGGCGTGCTGTTGACCCACCACAACCTCGCCTTTACGACGCGGGCCAACGCGAGCGTCCCCCCGGGCGGCTTTCAGGTCTCCGACCGACTCATCGGCACACTCCCGCTGTTTCACATCTACGGCATGTCCGTCGTGATGAACGGTGCCATGTACAGCGGCGGCACCTATTATCCCGTTCCCAAGTGGGACTCATCGACCGTGATGGACCAACTCCAGGATGACGAAATTACGATTATGTTCGCCGTCCCCGCCATGTTCAATGACATGATTAATCACCCAGACGCCGCCGAGTATGAGTTCGAGGCGTTGCGTTTTGCCAACTCAGGCGGTTCAAGTCTTCCGTTCGAGGTCCTCGAACGGTTTGAGGAACTTTGGGGCGTCCAGCTCAACGAGGGCTATGGGCTGACCGAAACGAGTCCAGTCACGCACGCGAACACGAATGACGCTCGCCGAAAGGGGAGTATCGGTCAACCGCTCGAGGGCGTCGACGCGAAGATTGTCGACGATAATTTCGAGGAAGTCACCCGCGTCGAGAGAGGGCCAATCGTCGAAGAGGAAGCTGATCTTCAGGATATCACAGGCGAACTCGTCATCTGTGGTCCCAACGTTATGAAAGGCTACTACGGTCTACTTGAAGCTAACGAGGAGGCGTTTACCGAATCCGATGGCAAACGCTGGTTCCACACCGGCGACATTGGTTACTGGGATGAGAATAACTTCTTTTATATTGTCGATCGAGAAAAGCATATGATTATCACCGGCGGGTACAACGTCTATCCACACGAAGTAGAGGAACTCCTCTTCGAACATAAAGACGTTATCGACGCGGCTGTCGTCGGAGTTCCAGACGAGCGCCGCGGTGAGACTGTCAAGGCGTTCATTGTTCCCACGCCTAACGCTGACGCAACACCCGAGGATATCAAGCAGTACTGTCTAACTAACCTCGCAGAATACAAGCACCCTCGTCAGGTTGAGTTCGTCCAAGAACTACCGCGGACGACCACTGGAAAAGTCCAGAAGTTCGAACTCCGTAATGAAGAGGAGTAG
- a CDS encoding TRAP transporter permease: protein MSANSSTTEGSSLSSRRFTPLSVLNGAVSALAIVFTLYTIYYAYSLMFVRLRYSNIFLGLGLALYYLDVARNHYDDSDTDTPELDGEPRSSVVDTGSITKLSRIKSAYARIDPLIAILFAGVALTATAYVEYHFTRLEQDVHLLGHTQIDLYVGVALIVLVIDATRRAFGNIIASVAVGSIIYAHSYIGPNLPGVFRHTGFDWTRISRQGAIELTGVYHQTLMGIGSTWVAIFIIFAGIAKAYGLMDFVLEVGRELGKALRTGVVQIAVIASMIMGSITGSAAANTATTGSFTIPMLKDQGVDDDFAASIEAVASAGGQMLPPVMGVAAFLMADLLGVSYVNIIQAGIIPAALFYFSVGIGLHFAVLKYGWTSPNTGSFDFRMLLGGIHFAIPLGVLLVTLVYLRYTPLTAGLYTIITIFVVGSLKVIYTGARDSELDGETIEKLGKQALLGLRTGGLEMAPLVGVLAAMGVIIEMVTFTGLSTRVSTTIIGMGGGQLLVVLLLAMIASIMFGLGMPTPAAYILVVVLVAPGVIEMGVPEVTTHMFVFYFAMLSAITPPVAISVAIGSRIAGSSFMGSCVQALRLGAPGFVIPFAFVTNNSLIYWSQATLVAFPAVLAGTVGFIVATIGFDGARDLSYPIRGIYVIAAFGAMFGSVAHIGVQIAASVAIIGALVHARVIVGYDIDESNMESPTTD, encoded by the coding sequence ATGTCTGCAAACTCGTCCACTACGGAAGGATCGTCTCTCAGCAGTAGACGTTTTACACCGCTGTCGGTGCTCAATGGTGCCGTTTCAGCTCTTGCCATCGTATTCACGCTGTATACGATCTACTATGCCTACTCCCTGATGTTCGTTAGACTCCGATACTCAAACATCTTCTTGGGACTTGGACTCGCCCTGTACTATCTCGATGTCGCTCGAAACCATTACGATGACTCTGATACCGACACGCCGGAACTGGACGGGGAACCTCGGTCATCCGTGGTTGATACTGGGTCGATAACGAAACTCAGCCGCATAAAATCTGCCTATGCGCGGATCGATCCACTGATCGCGATCCTCTTTGCAGGGGTTGCGCTCACGGCGACGGCATACGTTGAGTATCACTTTACGCGACTCGAGCAAGACGTCCATTTATTGGGTCATACTCAGATCGATCTCTATGTCGGGGTTGCACTGATTGTTCTGGTGATCGATGCAACCCGACGCGCGTTCGGGAACATAATCGCATCCGTTGCCGTTGGATCGATCATCTATGCACACTCATATATTGGTCCGAACCTTCCAGGTGTGTTCCGTCATACTGGGTTCGACTGGACGCGAATCTCCAGACAGGGTGCGATCGAATTAACTGGTGTCTACCATCAGACGCTGATGGGGATCGGCTCGACGTGGGTCGCAATTTTCATCATATTCGCCGGCATCGCGAAGGCCTATGGACTGATGGACTTCGTGTTGGAGGTCGGTCGTGAACTCGGTAAGGCGCTGCGGACCGGTGTTGTCCAGATCGCTGTGATCGCGAGCATGATCATGGGGTCGATCACCGGAAGTGCAGCAGCGAACACGGCGACAACGGGGAGTTTCACGATCCCCATGTTGAAAGACCAGGGTGTTGACGACGACTTCGCAGCTTCGATTGAGGCCGTTGCCTCCGCCGGGGGACAGATGCTGCCACCAGTGATGGGTGTCGCTGCGTTCCTCATGGCGGATCTCCTCGGTGTCAGCTATGTCAATATCATTCAAGCAGGAATCATTCCAGCCGCGCTGTTCTACTTCAGCGTCGGTATCGGACTTCACTTTGCTGTCCTGAAGTACGGATGGACTTCGCCGAATACAGGTTCGTTCGATTTCCGGATGCTACTCGGTGGTATCCACTTCGCAATCCCTCTCGGTGTTCTGCTCGTTACCCTAGTCTACCTCCGATATACCCCGCTCACTGCCGGGCTATACACGATCATCACGATCTTCGTTGTCGGCTCGCTGAAGGTAATTTACACTGGTGCTCGTGACTCCGAACTGGATGGTGAAACCATTGAGAAACTCGGCAAACAGGCTCTTTTGGGGCTTCGAACCGGCGGTCTCGAGATGGCACCTCTTGTGGGCGTACTGGCTGCGATGGGCGTCATCATCGAGATGGTAACGTTTACCGGCCTCTCTACACGAGTCAGCACGACCATTATTGGGATGGGTGGCGGGCAACTTCTTGTTGTGTTACTCCTGGCGATGATTGCGAGTATCATGTTCGGCCTTGGGATGCCGACACCAGCGGCGTACATTCTTGTCGTCGTGCTGGTTGCACCCGGTGTTATCGAGATGGGTGTTCCAGAGGTTACGACACACATGTTCGTGTTCTACTTTGCGATGCTGTCAGCGATCACGCCACCGGTCGCAATTTCAGTCGCCATTGGCTCACGAATCGCTGGCTCGAGTTTCATGGGATCGTGTGTACAGGCGCTTCGACTTGGTGCACCTGGGTTCGTGATTCCATTCGCGTTCGTCACGAACAACAGTCTCATCTACTGGTCACAAGCGACGTTGGTTGCGTTTCCTGCTGTCCTTGCAGGCACAGTGGGATTCATCGTTGCAACCATCGGCTTTGACGGCGCTCGAGATCTGTCGTATCCAATCCGCGGTATCTACGTCATTGCTGCGTTTGGTGCCATGTTCGGCTCGGTTGCTCATATTGGCGTTCAGATCGCTGCGTCGGTTGCGATCATCGGTGCGCTCGTTCATGCGCGAGTCATTGTTGGCTACGATATCGACGAGTCCAATATGGAGTCACCGACAACAGACTAA
- a CDS encoding TAXI family TRAP transporter solute-binding subunit, translated as MVNQRNFTRRGKSRRAFLTATGIGATTALAGCLGNDDSADEGTVRMRTSESTTAAYAANEGIAAVINDYSDNLFVEAQTSSGTEANIGALNNEEAEMVYIQNWSVQDVVSGEGAFGNLDFEMAQIFHFYDLPWFFCTANEEMSTISDIDGDTTVSPTPEGSGTAPALERAIGYATDDYERISIGYGEQASAMNEGRLDVGVGTYMNFGIVPGWTQEMMGTIDFRVLGADNVLNEWEDDDRLLIQSFDGDELEDAAYTPDEVHCPTFAYNFVSRADLDYDTVYNFLETMHENRAELEDYSAVLARMEEEDFWVENMYDEVPFHAAAADFYEEKGLWHDDFERHDEP; from the coding sequence GCGACTACGGCACTCGCTGGTTGTCTCGGTAATGATGATAGCGCTGATGAAGGAACGGTGCGGATGCGGACGTCAGAATCGACGACGGCCGCCTACGCCGCAAACGAAGGCATCGCCGCGGTCATCAACGATTACTCGGATAATCTGTTCGTCGAAGCTCAGACGAGTTCTGGAACAGAGGCAAACATCGGCGCTCTCAACAACGAGGAAGCCGAAATGGTATACATCCAGAACTGGTCAGTCCAAGATGTCGTTTCCGGGGAAGGTGCCTTCGGCAATCTCGACTTTGAGATGGCTCAGATCTTCCATTTCTATGATCTGCCATGGTTCTTTTGTACTGCCAATGAGGAGATGAGCACTATTTCAGACATCGATGGCGATACCACTGTCTCACCGACGCCAGAAGGCTCGGGAACGGCACCGGCACTCGAGCGGGCGATTGGGTATGCAACTGATGACTATGAGCGGATCAGTATCGGGTACGGTGAACAGGCGAGTGCAATGAACGAAGGACGGCTCGATGTTGGCGTTGGAACGTACATGAACTTCGGTATCGTCCCTGGCTGGACTCAGGAGATGATGGGTACCATCGACTTTCGGGTGCTCGGTGCCGACAACGTCCTCAATGAGTGGGAAGACGACGACCGACTGCTGATTCAGTCGTTCGACGGGGATGAACTCGAGGACGCAGCATATACGCCAGACGAGGTTCACTGTCCGACGTTCGCGTACAACTTCGTCAGTCGGGCTGACCTCGATTATGACACTGTCTATAACTTCCTCGAAACGATGCATGAGAATCGCGCGGAACTGGAAGACTACAGCGCAGTCCTCGCACGGATGGAGGAAGAGGATTTCTGGGTCGAGAACATGTACGACGAAGTTCCGTTCCACGCCGCAGCTGCCGACTTCTACGAGGAGAAGGGCCTCTGGCACGACGACTTCGAGCGCCACGACGAACCCTAA